In Vibrio sp. FE10, the following are encoded in one genomic region:
- the cqsA gene encoding alpha-hydroxyketone-type quorum-sensing autoinducer synthase has protein sequence MSDKTQKKPLPSFIEERLNFYIQDLITQNQSQKHLVLGKRPPRNAVVMQSNDYLALSHNKQIQQAHQAAISEHDDNVVMSAIFLQDEESKPEFETELASYVGMESCLLSQSGWTANIGLLQTICPPDTPVYIDFFAHMSLWEGVRAAGAIAHPFMHNNMSHLRKQLERHGSGVIVVDSVYSTIGTIAPLRDIYEMAQAFDCAVIVDESHSLGTHGENGAGLVQALGLTNQVDFITVSLAKTFAYRAGAILGPKQLSATLPFVAYPAIFSSTVLPQEVIRLEKTLEVIKGAKDKRKVLFERSKSLTTGLKRIGFNIRSESQIVALECGNERNTERVRDFLEQRDVFGAVFCRPATGKNKNIIRFSVNADMTPRDIDHVLTVCHEAYHHPELEFV, from the coding sequence ATGAGTGATAAAACCCAAAAAAAACCATTACCTTCCTTTATTGAAGAACGCTTGAACTTCTATATTCAAGACCTGATTACCCAGAACCAAAGCCAGAAACACTTGGTGTTGGGTAAACGTCCACCCCGCAACGCCGTTGTCATGCAGAGCAATGATTACCTAGCCCTGTCGCACAACAAGCAGATCCAACAAGCTCACCAAGCGGCGATCAGTGAACACGATGACAACGTGGTGATGTCTGCGATTTTCTTACAAGATGAAGAGTCTAAACCTGAGTTTGAAACCGAACTCGCAAGCTATGTGGGGATGGAAAGTTGTTTGCTTTCTCAATCTGGCTGGACGGCCAATATTGGGTTACTTCAAACGATCTGTCCGCCAGATACGCCTGTGTATATCGACTTTTTTGCACACATGTCGCTGTGGGAAGGCGTTCGCGCGGCTGGTGCAATCGCCCATCCATTTATGCATAACAATATGAGTCACTTACGTAAGCAACTGGAACGTCATGGCTCTGGTGTGATTGTTGTCGACTCGGTTTATAGCACGATTGGCACCATCGCCCCACTCCGCGACATCTACGAAATGGCGCAAGCGTTTGATTGTGCCGTCATCGTAGATGAATCGCATTCACTGGGCACTCACGGAGAGAATGGTGCTGGCTTAGTTCAAGCGCTCGGGCTCACGAATCAAGTCGACTTTATCACCGTCAGCTTGGCCAAAACCTTTGCTTATCGCGCAGGCGCAATCCTCGGGCCTAAACAGCTATCGGCAACCTTGCCGTTTGTCGCTTACCCTGCGATTTTTAGCTCAACCGTGTTGCCGCAAGAAGTGATTCGTTTAGAGAAAACCTTGGAGGTAATTAAAGGAGCAAAAGATAAACGAAAAGTATTATTTGAACGGTCTAAATCGCTCACCACAGGCCTCAAACGGATTGGCTTTAACATCCGTAGCGAATCTCAAATCGTTGCATTAGAGTGCGGCAATGAGAGAAATACAGAGCGAGTACGCGACTTCCTTGAACAGCGTGATGTGTTCGGTGCAGTATTCTGTCGCCCCGCTACGGGCAAGAACAAGAACATCATCCGATTTTCAGTAAATGCCGACATGACACCACGAGACATTGATCATGTGCTCACGGTTTGTCATGAGGCGTACCATCACCCAGAGTTAGAATTCGTATAA